One Plasmodium knowlesi strain H genome assembly, chromosome: 10 genomic window carries:
- a CDS encoding F-box protein FBXO7, putative produces the protein MNELPSGIIKEIFKFLTYKDVVKNKNCVCKEFYCAVNYNDLWKCFYDREYADDIINRRENDPFKELFYIRHEEKKKNKYICFPKSAQEQFLDMEASLLALRGRSFEQFNLSHLSDSCRLKMNNKMYAGDYGDGNPTLSPYYTGRKGFQNYVCYETPHNSSNETTLNSKDTLPLCQNNPRGGKMTNPRSQMACTHDEINENQLTNQNHMMNTIGKESIWSNKITLRGSCFQEEDKREHMCSFKHCEFKYIPQSDVYICIESRNYHICDDKCELAISSDIEWGYLVCPLSGKMFDCLSQPQCRKSFKSVDSSVKYILTYDMGNDGAFQYISPQEENYSDSSYAQEVEPSFAYRKRYSHKRMDENRAHEDMRRRVKRRSEKKKSGRIPPVSKNSIFKKILDSYMGRKRDCKRGSMRNG, from the coding sequence ATGAACGAACTACCATCGGGCATCATAAAAGAAATCTTCAAGTTCCTAACCTACAAAGATgtggtgaaaaataaaaactgcgTATGCAAAGAATTCTATTGCGCGGTGAACTACAATGATTTGTGGAAGTGCTTCTACGACAGGGAATATGCAGATGACATCATCAATAGGAGAGAAAATGATCCGTTTAAGGAGCTCTTTTACATAAgacatgaagaaaaaaaaaaaaataaatatatttgttttccAAAGTCTGCACAAGAACAATTCTTAGATATGGAAGCATCATTACTTGCCCTGCGGGGCCGCTCCTTTGAACAGTTTAACCTTTCTCATTTGTCTGACTCCTGTCGTTTGAAGATGAATAACAAGATGTATGCAGGGGATTACGGAGATGGTAATCCAACTTTATCCCCTTATTACACAGGAAGGAAGGGTTTCCAGAATTATGTTTGCTACGAGACCCCTCATAACAGCAGTAATGAGACGACATTGAATAGTAAGGATACGTTACCCCTATGTCAGAACAATCCTCGTGGAGGGAAGATGACGAACCCCAGGAGCCAAATGGCTTGCACCCATGACGAGATAAACGAGAATCAGTTGACCAATCAGAACCATATGATGAATACAATCGGAAAAGAATCAATTTGGAGTAATAAAATAACACTGAGGGGAAGTTGTTTCCAGGAAGAGGACAAAAGAGAACACATGTGTTCTTTCAAGCACTGCGAATTTAAATATATTCCCCAAAGcgatgtatacatatgcattgAAAGCAGGAATTATCACATATGTGATGATAAATGTGAGTTAGCCATATCATCAGATATAGAGTGGGGGTATTTGGTATGCCCTTTGTCTGGAAAAATGTTTGATTGTTTATCACAACCACAATGTAGAAAAAGCTTTAAGAGTGTAGACTCCAGCGTTAAATACATTTTGACTTATGATATGGGAAATGATGGCGCCTTTCAATATATCTCCCCccaggaagaaaattattctgACAGTTCTTATGCCCAAGAAGTGGAACCATCCTTTGCATACAGAAAAAGATATTCACATAAACGTATGGATGAAAATAGGGCTCATGAGGATATGCGCAGAAGGGTAAAGCGACGaagtgagaaaaagaaaagtgggCGCATTCCCCCTGTCAGTAAAAATAGCATCTTCAAAAAGATACTCGATTCGTACATGGGAAGGAAGAGGGATTGTAAACGGGGGTCCATGCGCAACGGGTGA
- a CDS encoding ubiquitin fusion degradation protein 1, putative, which translates to MDDDFLRAVNKFNANLGIHKKSSVRDMSEKKEKKEKVDDENANKLKEDLELHYIHNSNNKICQKFLTLPLSAKPDRLNSHSDKVILPVSILKTLEKGFYKSEVEFPYTFSLKNVQNNYITHVCVLEFSSNEGIIHVSENVKENLGIKQKSGIVRLLVTYANIPKCDFIKFESLNENTRNIKFMKNLLQNELNLNYSTLTLGDYVHINNLSFYISELEPDNAVSLINTDITVDICERKNATEKKDESSNCLNDFYEPINTTDVTINSTIKKGMKKYKYFFHYSVLDLLKKDKIEIKISLHSSGPTNNIDLYVSFPPYDSVSDVLYHLHFDDFSKDITINRDLMTKSLMLHFVCFAKEPSDGDTDEVKRGDNSLCISQLENDPFLEYLYDQYFPHLMYIAISCSAETEVQYTLSMKVITESEMETPKGHGTEGKCNPLTSSTAIKPTEIASSAHKFIKCNNCLKDILENNLSMHQIHCVKNISLCNICKRCFQKKDILNHIHCKICNEGISTSNREKHNYTWHTKIKCACEKYFYKKQFIFHQALFCPKKIIFCSYCNVFTTSSTSVYNEDYILANFLDKFDDQENFTSKSVPYYMHLIHTNFSYFVKYINHTEHEKYCGSKSAICIFCKTNMHRNRYLAHLMFFHDKDKKEAFTLINENLEA; encoded by the exons ATGGATGATGACTTCCTGAGAGCGGTAAATAAATTCAATGCGAATTTGGGGATTCACAAGAAGAGTTCTGTTAGGGATATgagtgagaaaaaagaaaaaaaggaaaaggttgatgatgaaaatgcGAATAAGCTGAAAGAAGACTTGGAGCTACATTATATACACAACTCGAACAACAAAATATGCCAAAAGTTTTTGACTCTTCCCTTGAGCGCCAAACCGGACAGGCTGAATAGCCACTCGGATAAGGTCATCCTG CCAGTGTCCATCTTGAAGACACTCGAGAAGGGATTCTACAAAAGCGAAGTGGAGTTCCCCTACACCTTCAGCCTAAAGAACGTACAAAACAACTACATCACGCATGTGTGCGTTTTAGAGTTCAGCTCAAATGAAGGAATCATACACGTAtcagaaaatgtaaaagaaaacTTAGGAATTAAGCAAAAGAGTGGAATAGTACGATTATTAGTAACCTATGCAAATATACCAAAATGTGATTTTATCAAATTTGAAtctttaaatgaaaatacaAGAAATATCAAGtttatgaaaaatttactACAAAATGAGTTGAACTTAAATTATAGTACATTAACCTTGGGGGATTACGTCCATATTAACAACTTAAGTTTCTACATAAGTGAATTAGAACCAGATAATGCCGTTTCGCTAATCAATACTGACATCACCGTCGATATatgtgaaaggaaaaatgcaacagaaaaaaaagacgaatcTTCGAATTGCCTGAACGACTTTTATGAACCCATAAATACTACAGATGTGACTATTAATAGTactattaaaaaaggaatgaagaaatataaataCTTTTTCCACTACTCTGTTTTGGATTTGCTCAAGAAAgataaaattgaaataaaaatttcacTCCATTCAAGTGGTCCAACTAACAATATAGACTTGTACGTGTCCTTTCCTCCGTACGATTCTGTTTCTGATGTACTGTACCATTTGCACTTTGATGATTTTAGTAAAGACATCACCATAAATAGGGATCTCATGACCAAATCCTTGATGTTACACTTTGTCTGCTTTGCGAAGGAGCCTAGCGATGGCGACACAGACGAGGTGAAAAGAGGAGACAACTCGCTATGTATATCTCAGCTCGAGAATGACCCCTTCCTTGAATACCTATATGACCAATATTTCCCTCACTTAATGTACATTGCCATTTCGTGTTCGGCGGAAACGGAGGTGCAGTACACTTTATCGATGAAAGTAATCACTGAAAGTGAGATGGAAACACCTAAAGGGCACGGAACAGAGGGCAAGTGTAACCCCCTCACTTCCAGTACAGCTATTAAGCCAACCGAAATTGCGAGTAGCGCTCACAAGTTTATAAAATGTAACAATTGCCTGAAAGACATTCTTGAAAATAACCTGAGCATGCATCAAATTCATtgcgtaaaaaatatttccctaTGTAATATATGCAAAAGGTGTTTCCAAAAGAAGGATATTTTAAATCATATTCATTGTAAGATATGTAATGAAGGCATAAGTACGTCCAACAGAGAAAAACATAACTACACGTGgcacacaaaaataaaatgtgcatgtgagaaatatttttataaaaaacaatttattttccatcaAGCTTTATTCTGTCCAAAGAAAATTATCTTCTGTTCCTACTGTAACGTATTTACAACATCCTCCACAAGCGTCTACAATGAAGATTATATTTTGGCAAATTTTCTTGACAAATTTGATGACCAAGAAAATTTTACGTCCAAATCGGTCCCGTATTATATGCACTTAATACATACGAACTTTTCGTATTTtgttaaatatattaatCACACGGAACATGAAAAATACTGCGGATCCAAGTCTGccatttgtatattttgcaaaactAACATGCACAGGAACAGGTACTTGGCTCATTTAATGTTTTTCCATGACAAGGATAAGAAGGAGGCCTTTACCCTTATCAATGAAAATTTAGAAGCTTAG
- a CDS encoding mitochondrial import receptor subunit TOM22, putative, with product MYLHHIYHRAYYNTFQQDRPTVDSYNLYLFVIYLKMGMVLSKISTNDEEGRLLLSKNGLLNLKKNDTVRFKQKLKILKNRINLFLKKGFKTTSWVVWVAGVSVVVLITPIAFQYEKECQLFEMQAQFLQAQQAANVPQLN from the coding sequence atgtatttacATCATATATACCATAGGGCATACTACAACACCTTCCAGCAAGACAGACCGACAGTAGATTCGTACAATCTATACTTATTTGTGATTTACCTTAAAATGGGAATGGTACTTTCCAAAATTTCTacaaatgatgaagagggtCGATTATTGCTTTCGAAAAATGGATTActaaatttgaagaagaacgACACTGTGAGatttaaacaaaaattaaaaatattaaaaaatagaataaatctttttttaaaaaaaggatttaagaCAACATCTTGGGTGGTGTGGGTTGCAGGTGTATCTGTGGTCGTCCTAATTACGCCTATTGCATTCCAATACGAGAAGGAATGCCAGTTGTTCGAAATGCAGGCTCAGTTCTTGCAGGCGCAACAGGCGGCCAATGTCCCGCAGTTGAattga
- a CDS encoding 50S ribosomal protein L12, apicoplast, putative: MSNKGRTYKALVRRKAKVCEGKRTKLRNKGPGKLSRRGFWFLCLTYVVAYFMRSISCLTFLKRQRRMSYIYLIYTEKRTGDNLRRKNYLNYKNGIILKKDASNGRQKFTLGSEKVNKIIESLKELTLLEASELVKQIETTFSVDTRQSIGSSNNEQDNKNNAGDANANEEENDENKVYDLILENIEPNKKIPIIKIVKEIKKDLNLKQAKDLVDNLPQTLFEKVNKETADKWKAKLTEAGGIVKLK; encoded by the coding sequence atgagtaataaaggaagaacataTAAAGCACTGGTCAGAAGGAAAGCCAAAGTGTGCgaggggaaaagaacaaagttGAGGAATAAAGGACCAGGCAAACTTAGCAGAAGGGGGTTCTGGTTCCTGTGCCTCACGTATGTAGTAGCATACTTCATGAGAAGTATCAGCTGTTTGACATTTTTGAAGAGGCAGAGAAGGATGAGCTATATTTACCTTATATATACTGAAAAAAGAACCGGTGATAATCttcgaaggaaaaattatttaaattataaGAATGGaatcattttgaaaaaggatGCATCTAATGGAAGACAGAAATTTACCTTAGGTAGCGAAAaggtaaataaaattatagaaAGTTTGAAAGAGCTAACATTATTGGAAGCCAGCGAACTAGTAAAACAAATTGAAACCACCTTCTCAGTGGATACCAGACAGAGTATAGGTTCTTCTAATAATGAGCAGgacaataaaaataatgcagGTGATGCAAACGCTAATGAGGAagagaatgatgaaaataaggTCTACGATTTGATCCTAGAAAATATAGAAcccaataaaaaaatccccaTCATTAAGATTGTTAAAGAGATTAAGAAGGATCTTAATTTGAAGCAAGCCAAAGATTTGGTGGATAACTTACCTCAAActctttttgaaaaagttaaTAAAGAAACAGCTGACAAGTGGAAGGCCAAACTTACGGAGGCTGGGGGCATTGTCAAGTTGAAGTAG
- a CDS encoding ribosome-interacting GTPase 1, putative translates to MSILQKIADIEAEMAKTQKNKATNYHLGLLKAKLSKLKAQLIEGGTKGGGEGEGFDVSKTGDARIGLVGFPSVGKSTLLNKLTGTFSEVASYEFTTLTCVPGIFKYKGAKMQLLDLPGIIEGAKDGKGRGKQVIAVAKSCSLILIVLDVLKPLTFKKIIEKELEGFGIRLNKKPPNIIFQKKDKGGINITHTVPLNNIDEDMIKSICHEYRIMNANISIRCEATVDDIIDVIEGNRLYVPCIYVLNKVDQITLEELEIVTRLPHNVPISAHLEWNLDGLLEAIWNYLDLVRIYTKPKGQIPDYESPVILKKERSKVENFCKKIHRSLVHQLKYALVWGKSVKHNPQKVGKDHELNDEDVVQLVKK, encoded by the coding sequence ATGTCTATCCTACAGAAGATAGCTGACATCGAGGCCGAAATGGCCAAGACGCAAAAGAACAAGGCGACGAACTACCATCTGGGTTTGCTAAAAGCGAAGTTGTCCAAATTGAAGGCACAGCTAATTGAAGGAGGGACGAAAGGAGGCGGAGAAGGAGAGGGGTTTGACGTTTCCAAAACGGGAGATGCGAGAATAGGTCTAGTAGGATTCCCCTCAGTAGGAAAATCAACCCTATTGAACAAACTAACCGGGACATTTTCAGAAGTGGCTTCCTATGAATTTACAACTTTAACGTGTGTGCCTGGTATTTTCAAATATAAAGGAGCCAAAATGCAATTACTAGATTTACCAGGAATTATTGAAGGAGCAAAAGATggaaagggaagaggaaaacaaGTCATTGCAGTAGCCAAAAGTTGTTCACTCATTTTGATAGTTCTAGATGTATTAAAACCATTAACCTTCAAGAAAATAATTGAAAAGGAATTGGAAGGTTTCGGAATTaggttaaataaaaaaccaccaaatattatttttcaaaagaaaGACAAAGGAGGAATCAACATCACGCACACTGTACCATTAAACAACATTGATGAAGATATGATAAAATCCATATGCCATGAATACAGAATTATGAATGCAAATATATCCATACGATGTGAAGCTACTGTAGATGATATCATTGATGTTATTGAAGGAAACAGATTATATGTTCCATGTATTTACGTTTTAAATAAGGTAGACCAGATTACATTAGAAGAGTTAGAAATTGTTACTAGGTTGCCCCATAATGTTCCTATTTCTGCTCACTTAGAATGGAATCTAGATGGGCTCCTAGAAGCCATTTGGAACTACCTAGACTTGGTTAGAATTTACACCAAACCTAAAGGCCAAATTCCAGACTATGAATCGCCTGttattttaaagaaggaaagatcCAAGGTGGAAAAtttctgcaaaaaaattcatagGTCGTTAGTCCACCAGTTGAAATATGCCTTAGTCTGGGGTAAATCCGTCAAACATAACCCCCAGAAGGTTGGCAAGGATCATGAGCTGAATGATGAAGATGTTGTTCAGTTGGTCAAGAAGTGA